In one window of Frigoriglobus tundricola DNA:
- a CDS encoding sugar phosphate isomerase/epimerase family protein — protein sequence MFTLSAFADEIGPDPREQVAVLKASRVRFIEFRSIHKTNVLALNDDQIREFKKLLDGEGIGLSAIGSPIGKIAVDAPFEPHLDKFKRAVELCGVFGTRGVRVFSYYPPGNDPYFDVANWPAHRDEVLRRMSAKAEIAAAHGVVLFHENEHRIYGDAPDRVADILKSVNSPALRAAYDAANYAYGNFDPVEGWEKTKAYTTHFHIKDWKKGGHAAGHDYGVIAGTGDGHIAHSIKGAVAMGYAGYAVMEPHLRGGGPTGGITGPDLFPYAVAAFRTILRDCGATEN from the coding sequence ATGTTCACCCTGAGCGCCTTTGCTGACGAAATCGGCCCCGACCCGCGCGAACAGGTCGCGGTCCTCAAAGCCAGCCGGGTCCGCTTCATCGAGTTCCGGTCGATCCACAAGACCAACGTCCTCGCGCTCAACGACGACCAGATTCGCGAGTTCAAGAAGCTCCTCGACGGCGAGGGGATCGGCCTGTCCGCGATCGGCTCTCCGATCGGCAAGATCGCGGTGGACGCACCGTTCGAGCCGCACCTCGACAAGTTCAAACGGGCCGTCGAACTGTGTGGCGTGTTCGGCACGCGCGGCGTCCGCGTGTTCAGCTACTACCCGCCCGGCAACGACCCGTACTTCGACGTTGCCAACTGGCCCGCGCACCGTGACGAGGTGCTCCGGCGGATGAGCGCGAAGGCCGAAATCGCGGCGGCCCACGGCGTCGTGCTGTTCCACGAGAACGAGCACCGCATCTACGGTGACGCGCCGGACCGCGTCGCGGACATTTTGAAGAGCGTGAACAGCCCGGCCCTCCGCGCCGCCTACGACGCCGCGAATTACGCTTATGGGAACTTCGATCCCGTCGAGGGCTGGGAGAAGACCAAGGCGTACACAACCCACTTCCACATCAAGGACTGGAAGAAGGGCGGGCACGCCGCCGGTCACGACTACGGCGTGATCGCGGGCACCGGTGACGGCCACATCGCGCACAGCATCAAAGGCGCGGTCGCGATGGGGTACGCGGGCTACGCGGTGATGGAGCCCCACCTGCGCGGCGGCGGCCCGACCGGCGGCATCACCGGCCCCGATCTGTTCCCGTACGCGGTCGCGGCCTTCCGCACCATCCTGCGCGACTGCGGCGCCACAGAGAATTAA
- a CDS encoding NPCBM/NEW2 domain-containing protein: protein MPLLLVAAVLVSAPPALPAFTATGTGDEVPIGTIAAVSLSDGARIDTPNGPKDVRGLVSLRRTERPVPPLPGGAQLITASGDRIPGAVSGGDAKVIQFRPALADEDWAIALDTVAAVWLGSAPADTPSDPAKYPWLTGSPPRDVLLYRNGDAVRGALGGFTESGVKFTPDGGAAREVSLTDLAAVGFNPRFARARKPKGPYAHLVLTDGTRLDATELGLKDDALVAKMACGPLVAVPLSKVVALDVMQGPAVALSDLKPKKAEASGFLGDGWPWAADRTVRGRPLRLFTSAGETTADKGLGTHPKTVLTYDLGGKFTRFEALVGLDAATGKRGRASVRILLDGKEVDLPDLKALTAGPAVGVWADVRGAKELTLVVDFGPTGDVQADVNWGYARLIRE, encoded by the coding sequence ATGCCCCTGCTGCTCGTCGCCGCGGTCCTCGTCTCGGCCCCGCCCGCGCTGCCGGCATTTACCGCGACCGGCACTGGAGATGAGGTGCCGATCGGCACGATCGCGGCCGTTTCACTTTCGGACGGCGCGCGCATCGATACGCCGAACGGACCGAAGGACGTGCGGGGGCTCGTGAGCCTGCGCCGCACCGAGCGGCCGGTCCCGCCGCTGCCCGGCGGCGCGCAGCTCATCACCGCGAGCGGGGACCGCATCCCCGGCGCTGTCAGCGGGGGCGACGCCAAGGTGATCCAGTTCCGCCCGGCCCTGGCGGACGAGGACTGGGCCATCGCCCTCGATACGGTCGCCGCTGTGTGGCTCGGTTCCGCACCGGCCGACACCCCCAGCGATCCGGCCAAATATCCCTGGCTCACCGGGAGCCCGCCGCGGGACGTGCTGCTCTACCGCAACGGCGACGCGGTCCGCGGCGCGCTCGGCGGGTTTACCGAGTCCGGCGTGAAATTCACCCCAGACGGCGGGGCGGCGCGCGAGGTGTCGCTCACCGACCTCGCGGCCGTCGGCTTCAACCCCCGGTTCGCCCGCGCCCGCAAGCCGAAAGGGCCGTACGCCCACCTCGTCCTGACCGACGGCACCCGACTCGACGCGACCGAGTTGGGGCTCAAGGACGACGCCCTCGTCGCGAAAATGGCGTGCGGGCCGCTGGTCGCGGTGCCGCTCTCGAAGGTCGTGGCACTCGACGTGATGCAAGGGCCGGCGGTCGCCCTGTCGGACCTGAAGCCCAAGAAGGCCGAGGCGTCCGGCTTCCTCGGCGACGGGTGGCCCTGGGCCGCCGACCGCACCGTTCGTGGCCGGCCGCTCCGCTTGTTCACATCGGCCGGCGAAACGACCGCCGATAAGGGACTGGGCACCCACCCGAAGACGGTTCTGACCTACGACCTCGGCGGCAAGTTCACGCGTTTCGAGGCGCTCGTCGGTCTGGACGCCGCGACCGGGAAGCGCGGGCGGGCGAGTGTCCGGATCCTGCTGGACGGAAAAGAGGTCGATCTCCCCGACCTGAAAGCCCTGACGGCCGGCCCGGCGGTGGGTGTGTGGGCGGACGTGCGCGGCGCGAAGGAGCTCACGTTGGTAGTCGATTTCGGCCCGACCGGCGACGTGCAGGCCGATGTGAACTGGGGGTACGCGCGCCTCATTCGGGAATGA
- a CDS encoding RNA polymerase sigma factor has protein sequence METPLIRVTLLNRIKDETDTAAWREFVRLYGPVVYRFARKRGLSDADAADLMQVILRDVAHNAGKIQYDPHHETFCDWLFAATCHTLTTFLSAQKERPYWSAGSGSQVPSASGPGAERDSDWDTEYRRQLATKAMGLVKPEFPLSTWQAFWKTEVDGRPAQDVGLELKMTAGAVYVAKSRVLARLHGEVQRLQTEAGAW, from the coding sequence ATGGAAACACCGCTGATCCGCGTGACCTTGCTGAACCGCATAAAAGACGAAACAGACACCGCTGCCTGGCGCGAGTTCGTGCGCCTCTATGGCCCCGTCGTGTACCGGTTCGCCCGGAAGCGGGGGCTGTCGGACGCGGACGCCGCGGACCTGATGCAAGTGATCCTGCGGGACGTGGCCCACAACGCCGGAAAGATCCAGTACGACCCCCATCACGAAACCTTCTGCGACTGGCTCTTCGCCGCCACGTGCCACACGCTGACGACCTTCCTTTCGGCCCAGAAGGAACGGCCGTACTGGTCCGCGGGCAGCGGTTCCCAGGTCCCCTCGGCCTCCGGCCCCGGGGCGGAACGCGATTCCGACTGGGACACCGAGTACCGGCGCCAGCTCGCGACCAAGGCGATGGGCCTTGTGAAACCCGAGTTCCCGCTGTCGACCTGGCAGGCGTTCTGGAAAACCGAGGTCGACGGACGGCCCGCGCAGGATGTGGGGTTGGAACTCAAGATGACGGCCGGCGCGGTGTACGTTGCCAAGAGTCGCGTTCTGGCCCGGCTCCACGGAGAAGTACAACGCCTCCAGACCGAAGCGGGAGCCTGGTAA
- a CDS encoding TatD family hydrolase — protein MPLIDTHTHLFDERFAQDLPAVLDRAAAAGVERVVCLGIDLESSRAAVAIANTHPLAVAAVGIQPNSAAEAAPGDWEQVVTLAEREPRVVAIGETGLDRYWDKTPFALQEDYFARHIELARRLNKPFVIHCREAEADVVKALRAHSARGPLRAVMHSFSGDLATARECLAMGLYISFAGMVTYPNAQSLRDVAKEVPLDRLLVETDCPYLAPQPVRGKRNEPAYVAHTAARLAQVKDVSVVVIEEHTTRNAKALFGL, from the coding sequence ATGCCGCTCATCGATACCCACACGCACCTGTTCGACGAACGGTTCGCCCAGGACCTGCCCGCGGTCCTCGACCGCGCCGCGGCGGCCGGCGTCGAACGCGTGGTCTGCCTCGGTATCGACCTCGAATCGTCGCGCGCGGCGGTCGCGATCGCCAACACGCACCCGCTCGCCGTCGCGGCGGTGGGCATCCAGCCGAATTCGGCGGCCGAGGCCGCGCCCGGCGACTGGGAACAGGTCGTCACCCTCGCGGAGCGCGAGCCGCGGGTCGTCGCGATCGGTGAAACGGGACTGGACCGTTACTGGGACAAGACGCCGTTCGCGCTGCAAGAGGACTACTTCGCCCGACACATCGAACTTGCTCGGCGGTTGAACAAGCCGTTCGTCATCCACTGCCGCGAGGCCGAGGCCGATGTGGTGAAGGCGCTCCGCGCACACAGCGCGCGGGGGCCGCTCCGGGCGGTCATGCACTCGTTCAGTGGCGACCTCGCCACGGCGCGCGAGTGCCTGGCGATGGGCCTTTACATTTCCTTCGCCGGAATGGTGACCTACCCGAACGCGCAAAGTCTCCGCGACGTGGCGAAGGAGGTGCCGCTGGACCGCCTGCTCGTCGAGACCGACTGCCCGTACCTGGCCCCACAACCGGTCCGCGGTAAGCGGAACGAACCGGCGTATGTCGCGCACACCGCGGCGCGGCTCGCCCAGGTCAAAGACGTGAGTGTCGTGGTCATCGAGGAACACACCACGCGCAACGCAAAGGCACTTTTCGGGCTCTGA
- a CDS encoding CehA/McbA family metallohydrolase domain-containing protein produces the protein MLNVHLRIANAVTGRPTPVRVRVTAPDGTQFPPLGHDGTFPAGRNDDVGGHLWIGREKWWYVDGTCEMPLPAGVPLHVQIAKGPEWTPLDETVVLGAGQISLRFAVSRWADSRAEGWAAVDTRCHFISPHAALLEARAEDLDVVNLLAVPFPVLALDSHTYTTVPNLLAFSGPVSALERDGCSVVVNTLNAHPVLGTVALLNSHRPVFPLTFGAPETDDWGVCDWCDQCHRKKGLTVWVGAFEPAGGLQGGEALVAALLGKIDAIEVTGDVRKTPLLPWVYKLWSAGFRVPLVGASGKDSNRTVLGSTRTYVRADGGSWVEAVRSGWTVATAGPLLTLTSDGEWFRAAARAPGTAPTVELVLNGKVIAAGEGLAEGAVREPGWVAARCPSQTGFAHTSPVSVGAPRCVPDAAGALRKLVEQTREWAETHGQFTNPNRKQALLDRCAEAVAKFKGQP, from the coding sequence ATGCTAAACGTCCACCTCCGCATTGCCAACGCGGTCACGGGGCGCCCGACCCCGGTGCGGGTGCGCGTCACCGCCCCCGACGGCACGCAGTTCCCGCCCCTCGGTCACGATGGCACGTTCCCCGCCGGTCGGAACGACGACGTCGGCGGGCACCTCTGGATCGGTCGCGAGAAGTGGTGGTACGTCGACGGGACGTGCGAGATGCCGTTACCGGCAGGTGTGCCGCTCCACGTGCAGATCGCGAAGGGACCGGAGTGGACGCCGCTCGATGAAACGGTCGTCCTCGGGGCCGGGCAGATCTCCTTGCGGTTCGCGGTGTCGCGCTGGGCGGATTCGCGTGCCGAGGGGTGGGCGGCTGTCGATACCCGTTGCCACTTCATCAGCCCGCACGCGGCGCTGCTCGAAGCGCGTGCCGAAGACTTGGACGTCGTGAACCTGCTCGCGGTGCCGTTCCCGGTGCTCGCGCTCGACTCGCACACCTACACGACCGTACCGAACCTGCTCGCGTTCAGCGGCCCCGTGTCCGCGCTCGAACGCGATGGGTGTTCGGTCGTCGTGAACACCCTGAACGCCCACCCGGTGCTGGGCACGGTCGCGCTACTGAACTCGCACCGGCCGGTGTTCCCGCTCACGTTCGGCGCCCCGGAGACGGACGACTGGGGCGTGTGCGACTGGTGCGACCAGTGCCACCGCAAGAAGGGGCTGACGGTGTGGGTGGGCGCGTTCGAGCCGGCCGGCGGGCTGCAGGGCGGTGAGGCCCTCGTCGCCGCGCTGCTGGGGAAAATCGACGCCATCGAGGTTACCGGCGACGTGCGCAAAACGCCGCTGTTGCCGTGGGTGTACAAGCTCTGGAGCGCGGGCTTCCGGGTGCCGCTCGTCGGCGCCAGTGGCAAGGACAGCAACCGCACGGTCCTCGGAAGCACGCGCACGTATGTTCGCGCGGATGGTGGGTCGTGGGTCGAGGCGGTTCGGTCCGGGTGGACGGTCGCCACCGCCGGCCCGCTGCTGACGCTCACATCTGACGGCGAGTGGTTCCGCGCCGCGGCACGCGCCCCGGGCACCGCGCCGACGGTTGAACTCGTCCTGAACGGGAAGGTGATCGCGGCCGGCGAGGGGCTGGCGGAGGGCGCCGTTCGCGAACCGGGTTGGGTCGCGGCGCGGTGCCCGTCGCAGACCGGTTTCGCACACACGTCGCCGGTGTCAGTTGGTGCGCCACGATGTGTGCCCGACGCGGCCGGGGCGCTGCGGAAGCTGGTCGAGCAGACGCGCGAGTGGGCCGAGACGCACGGCCAGTTTACCAATCCGAATCGGAAGCAGGCGCTCCTCGATCGGTGCGCCGAAGCGGTCGCGAAGTTCAAGGGGCAACCGTAA
- a CDS encoding hybrid sensor histidine kinase/response regulator — protein MADLPAPAHPSDSRATTEAQLRSAEQRLAFHVENTPLAVIEWDHEVRVTRWNAQAERMFGWAAQEVIGKSLYECPFVLEENIELARRMMKEAATGGLPRSTVTTANRTKDGRVVWCEWYNSTRYDDAGRMASTLSLGLDVSDRRASAEALALSQARLLAALDGAQMLAWDLDLITNRWETTLGIPDFYGADPGGDYSNPELALQVVHPDDLPIVLEGRRRAIEADVPMAYEFRGRAPAADGLPRWFSTRGRVLRDAAGAPVRIVAVTSDVTARKRSEEEREVLNRQLQDAQRWESLGVLAGGVAHDFNNILTVVLGSAGLARRGVAPGSPTLGYLDQIEQACRRAADVCRQMLAYAGRAQGSGARTQLSALVRESARRCSTRPPHATVRLDLNDRLPAVAVDPAQVRQVLINLATNAAEATAEKGGEILVRTHADEVADGESDSGFQLAPAPGRYVLLTVADTGSGMAPDVRARMFDPFFTTRFPGRGLGLAAVLGIVRAHKGGIRVETAPNRGTAVTVYWPACASDAPPAPALAPRPAPRKGPLALVIDDEMFVREVTASTLEEMGFTALLAADGPSGLSVFREHGEAIKLAVIDVMMPGMTGDQVLEELRGTAPALPVVLVSGFTDRRVLKVGFGTRTEFLQKPFHPEDLMAIVRRLT, from the coding sequence ATGGCCGATTTGCCCGCTCCCGCACATCCGTCCGATAGCCGTGCGACCACGGAGGCTCAGCTCCGCTCGGCCGAGCAGCGCCTCGCGTTCCACGTCGAGAACACCCCGCTCGCGGTGATCGAGTGGGACCACGAGGTGCGCGTCACCCGGTGGAACGCCCAGGCCGAGCGGATGTTCGGGTGGGCGGCGCAAGAGGTAATCGGGAAGAGCCTGTACGAGTGCCCGTTCGTCCTCGAAGAGAACATCGAACTGGCCCGGCGGATGATGAAGGAGGCCGCGACCGGGGGCCTGCCCCGGAGCACGGTGACGACCGCCAACCGCACCAAGGACGGCCGGGTCGTCTGGTGCGAGTGGTACAACTCGACCCGGTACGACGACGCCGGCCGCATGGCCTCGACGCTGTCGCTCGGGCTCGACGTCTCGGACCGGCGGGCGTCGGCCGAGGCCCTCGCGCTGAGTCAGGCGCGGCTGCTCGCGGCGCTCGACGGGGCACAAATGCTCGCCTGGGACCTCGACCTGATCACGAACCGGTGGGAGACCACGCTGGGGATCCCCGACTTTTACGGCGCGGACCCCGGGGGGGACTATTCGAACCCCGAACTCGCGCTCCAGGTGGTCCACCCCGATGACCTGCCGATCGTGCTCGAGGGCCGCCGCCGGGCGATCGAGGCGGACGTGCCGATGGCGTACGAGTTCCGGGGCCGGGCGCCCGCGGCCGACGGGCTCCCGCGCTGGTTCTCCACCCGGGGCCGGGTGCTCCGCGACGCCGCGGGCGCGCCGGTGCGGATCGTCGCGGTGACCAGCGACGTGACGGCGCGGAAGCGGAGCGAGGAGGAGCGCGAGGTGCTCAACCGCCAGCTCCAGGACGCCCAGCGGTGGGAGAGCCTGGGGGTGCTGGCCGGCGGGGTGGCGCACGACTTCAACAACATCCTCACGGTGGTGCTGGGCAGCGCCGGGCTGGCCCGCCGCGGCGTGGCGCCGGGCTCCCCGACGCTCGGCTACCTCGACCAGATCGAGCAGGCGTGCCGCCGCGCCGCCGACGTGTGCCGCCAGATGCTCGCCTACGCGGGCCGCGCGCAGGGCAGCGGCGCGCGGACCCAGCTCTCCGCACTGGTCCGCGAGTCGGCGCGCCGCTGCTCAACGCGCCCGCCGCACGCCACGGTGCGCCTGGACCTGAACGACCGGCTGCCGGCGGTCGCGGTCGACCCGGCCCAGGTGCGGCAGGTGCTCATCAACCTCGCGACCAACGCGGCCGAGGCGACCGCCGAAAAGGGCGGCGAGATCCTCGTCCGCACGCACGCGGACGAGGTGGCGGACGGCGAATCGGATTCCGGCTTCCAGCTCGCCCCGGCCCCCGGTCGGTACGTTCTGCTCACGGTCGCCGACACCGGCAGCGGGATGGCGCCGGACGTCCGCGCCCGCATGTTCGACCCGTTCTTCACCACCCGGTTCCCCGGCCGCGGGCTCGGGCTGGCGGCCGTACTCGGCATCGTCCGGGCGCACAAGGGCGGCATCCGGGTCGAGACGGCGCCGAACCGTGGGACCGCCGTGACCGTGTACTGGCCCGCGTGCGCGAGCGACGCCCCCCCCGCTCCCGCCCTCGCGCCCCGGCCGGCGCCGCGCAAGGGGCCGCTGGCACTCGTGATCGACGACGAAATGTTCGTCCGCGAGGTGACGGCCTCGACCCTGGAGGAGATGGGGTTCACCGCCCTGCTCGCCGCCGACGGCCCATCGGGACTGTCCGTGTTCCGCGAACACGGTGAGGCCATCAAGTTGGCCGTGATCGACGTGATGATGCCGGGGATGACCGGCGACCAGGTGCTCGAAGAGCTCCGCGGTACCGCCCCGGCGCTCCCGGTCGTACTGGTCAGCGGGTTCACCGACCGGCGCGTCCTCAAGGTGGGGTTCGGGACCCGCACCGAGTTCCTCCAGAAACCGTTCCACCCCGAAGACCTGATGGCGATCGTGCGCCGCTTAACGTGA
- a CDS encoding DUF1559 domain-containing protein, producing the protein MKERPINASLPRRAAFTLIELLVVIAIIAILIGLLLPAVQKVRAAAARLSCSNNLKQMALGCLNYESANQKFPIGDNRADLPGGVYQSWQAVILPYEEQTAIANQYDYTRDYDDTVNYTAIANQIKIYNCPATPMQPRLDTTPDEGPKSASYTGKNTARGVTDYWGINAMETWVPTVGGCTGSFPSFSSYQVGNDFDPARVGILCRAAAGVTTFATITDGTSNTIMIAESAGRPTSYGPGGATLGQLNPGEAGWSDPNGAFKFKGANPTTGAVKPHGAAANTCVMSCNNTNEIYSFHTGGSNFAFGDGSVHFISSSASLCVVGALVTRAGGEVAPSY; encoded by the coding sequence ATGAAGGAGCGACCGATTAACGCCTCGTTACCCCGCCGCGCGGCTTTCACCCTGATCGAGCTGTTGGTAGTCATTGCCATCATCGCAATTCTGATCGGACTCCTGCTGCCCGCGGTGCAAAAGGTGCGGGCCGCGGCGGCTCGCCTCTCGTGCTCGAACAACCTCAAACAGATGGCCCTTGGGTGCCTGAACTACGAGAGTGCGAACCAGAAGTTCCCGATCGGTGACAACCGGGCCGATTTGCCGGGCGGCGTGTACCAGTCGTGGCAGGCCGTCATCCTGCCGTATGAAGAGCAAACCGCCATCGCCAACCAGTACGACTACACACGCGACTACGACGACACGGTTAACTACACGGCGATCGCCAACCAGATCAAGATTTACAACTGCCCCGCCACGCCGATGCAGCCCCGTCTGGACACCACGCCGGACGAGGGTCCCAAGTCGGCGTCGTACACCGGCAAGAACACGGCGCGGGGCGTGACGGACTACTGGGGCATCAACGCGATGGAGACGTGGGTGCCCACGGTGGGCGGGTGCACCGGCTCCTTCCCGTCGTTCTCCTCCTACCAGGTCGGCAACGACTTCGACCCGGCGCGGGTCGGCATCCTGTGCCGGGCCGCGGCCGGAGTGACCACCTTCGCCACGATCACGGACGGGACCTCCAACACCATCATGATCGCCGAGAGCGCGGGCCGGCCGACCAGTTACGGCCCCGGAGGGGCCACGCTGGGGCAACTCAATCCGGGCGAGGCCGGGTGGTCGGACCCGAACGGGGCGTTCAAATTCAAGGGGGCCAACCCGACGACGGGGGCCGTCAAGCCGCACGGCGCGGCCGCCAACACCTGCGTGATGAGCTGCAACAACACAAACGAGATCTACAGCTTCCACACGGGTGGCAGCAACTTCGCGTTCGGCGACGGGTCGGTTCACTTCATCAGTAGCAGCGCTTCGCTCTGCGTGGTGGGCGCGCTCGTGACCCGCGCGGGCGGCGAAGTGGCGCCCAGCTACTAA
- a CDS encoding DUF2314 domain-containing protein, with translation MAAAVREAQRTFGEFRNVLAHPLPLVEDCGVKVFFPHPQNPAVGEHMWVNEVAFGPDDMTGTLCNDPGWLRGLRCGQRVALSLDRVSDGFFVSGGALRGGFTLKLLYRQYTPAQFAECRSDPPACYLADWYEQQLAERGG, from the coding sequence ATTGCCGCCGCGGTTCGAGAGGCCCAGCGGACATTCGGCGAGTTCCGCAACGTCCTTGCCCACCCCTTGCCACTCGTCGAGGACTGCGGGGTCAAGGTGTTCTTTCCCCATCCGCAGAACCCGGCGGTAGGGGAACACATGTGGGTCAACGAGGTGGCGTTCGGCCCGGATGACATGACCGGGACACTGTGCAACGACCCCGGTTGGCTCCGCGGGCTGCGGTGCGGGCAACGGGTGGCGCTCAGCCTCGACCGGGTGAGTGACGGGTTCTTCGTGTCCGGGGGCGCTCTTCGCGGCGGGTTTACCCTCAAGCTGCTCTACCGACAGTACACGCCGGCGCAGTTCGCGGAGTGCCGAAGCGATCCACCGGCGTGCTACCTCGCCGACTGGTACGAGCAGCAGTTGGCCGAGCGGGGTGGGTAG